From the Desulfosalsimonas propionicica genome, the window TTTTTTCAAGTCCTCAAACAGCTGGGCCACTTCCCCGCTGGCATAGACCGAGCAGGCGCACCCCCACCTGACAAATCCCTTTTCCTTTTCCAGGCGCTGGCGAACCTCGGAAATTGGCGCGTCAAAGGCGGCGGCACACTCGCAGAACACCTTGTGAGTGGTGTCAAACCATTCCACCTGCTCGTAAATCTTGCGCTCAATCTCCTCGATCACATCACTTTCCAGGCGCCAATCCTTAAACAAATCAAAAATCTTGCGGTTTCGGCGGCGGATGGAGCGCATAACCCGGCGCTGCTCGTCAGAATCCATGGATTCATGGAAAATCCGGTCCCGCAGCTGCTGATTTTCCGCATCAATGCTTTTGATCTGATCAATGGTTTCAAGAAATTTTTCGATCTGAAGCGATTCGTCCACGATGGTATCGCCCTCGTCGATATCGCGCAGCACATGCTTGGGCCGCAACGTGCCCGCGGCGATCTGATCGCCGAGGTTAATGATGCTGTCAACGCCCAGGGTGGTTTCGAGCATGGCCTTTAAAACTTCCTGCTCGCCAAACTCAATCTTTTTGGCGATTTCGATTTCACCTTCCCGCGACAGCAGGGTCACCATGCCCATTTCCCGCAGATACATCTTCACCGGATCATTGACCGACCGGAATTTGGCTGTTTCATCGACTTCCTCGGTGTCGGCAACGGTTCCTTCGCCCTCTTTTTTGGTCTCCGAGGACAGGCGCTGCTTTTTTTTCTCCACCACCTCGATATCCAGGTCGTCAAACCACATGAGTGTTTCATCGATCTGCTCCGGGGACATCATTTCCTCGGGAAGCACCTCGCTGATCTGTTCATAGGTCAGATAACCCTGCTCCTTTCCCTTGGAAATCAGCTGGTTGACTTTTTCCTTCTGGACTTCTTTGGATTCGTCCCCTTTTTTTGCGGACCGTTTTGCCATAAATCCCAAGCCTCCTGGTATTTTAATCATTATAACAAGACCCTGCGGCCGGCATTGGTTAATGCCGGCCGGCGGCCTGTTTCTGTTTTTCGCTCAACAGCTTGAGCAGCAGCTGCTGATCATTGTTTTGCTCAGCGGCCCGGATGCGGTCAAGCAGATCATTTTTCCGGCGCTGCTTGCAATTGGTGAATTGAGACAAGAGCAGCCGGCAGCTCTGCTCCGCCCAGCAGGCCTCTTCCATCATCATGGAGGTCACCATCTGCCGGTGTTGTTCATCTTCAAGGTGTCCGAGCAGATCTGAAGCGGTCTTACCCTCCAGGCCGATCACCCGGCCGACCTGTCGGCCCAGTTCCTGCATCCGGGAATCCTCAAACTGCTCCAGGATCCGGTTTTGCTCCACTTCGGCAATCATCTCAGGATGCTGGATCATCATGGCCACCACCTTCATTTCCAGGCGGTCTGTCGGCTGCCTGCGGGCTTCAGGTGCCGCGCCTGCAGAATCCCCGGAATTCGAAGCCGGAGCAGACGGTTGTCCTGAACCGCCGCGGGCGCGATTGCTCAAAGACGGCTGCTGCTGACGCACTTTTTCAAGCACCGCGGCCTCATCCACACCGATGGTTTCAGCCAGGTGCTGAATATAGACCGACCGGGCCACGGCATCCTGAATTTCGGCAAGCACCGGTGCCATTTCCGTAATGATTTTCACCTTTCCCTCTAAAGCCAGCCCGTGGGCGGAAACCGCGTTTTCGATCAAAAATCCAAACAGGGTCGGAGCCTTTTGCGCCAGCCGGTCAAAGGCTTCCGCCCCCTGATCAAACAAATAGGAATCCGGGTCATGACCCGGGGGCAGCAAAATCACGGCCGCCTCCATGCCTTCTTCAAGAAAGGCGCCGATGGTTCGCTTGGCAGCATTGACCCCGGCGGCATCCGAGTCAAACACCAGATAGGCTTTCTTGTCCCCGGACCCGGCAGCCCGGCTGAGCCTGCGAATATGATCCCGGGTCAAAGACGTGCCCAGGGTGGCAACAGAATTGGTCAGGCCGTGCTGATGCATGGCCAGCAGATCAAAATAGCCTTCAACGATGTAAACCCGGCCCCGGCTTCTGCAGGCGGACCTGGCCGCGTGCAGGCCGTAAAGGGTGCTGCGTTTGTGATATACCGGGCTTTCCGGGGAGTTTAAATACTTGGGCAGGGCCTCATCCATGACACGCCCCCCGAACGCCACCACCTGGCCGGTCACGTCCCGGATGGGAAAGATCACCCGGTTTCTGAACCGGTCATAGTACCCGTTCTGCTGTTTTCTGGGCACAATCAGTCCGGCTTTTTCCGCAAGAGAAAGGGAAAAGCGGTTTTTGCGCAAAAACCCGATAAGGTTGTCCCAGCCCGGGGGGGCAAAGCCGATTCCAAACTGTCTGAGAATCTCCGGATCCATTCCCCGCTTTTCAAGGTAACTTCTGGCACCCCTGCCCCGGGGGTTTTTCAGGAGCATCTCCTGATAAAATTCCATAACCCTGCGGTTTAGCCCCAGCAGCTGCTCTCTTTGGGATGCTTCCTGCCGCTGTTTTTCCGACATGTCCGGGGCGGGCAGGCTCACGCCGTATTGCCGGGCCACGGCTTCCACGGCTTCGGGAAAGCTGATGCCGTCGTATTTCATCAGAAAAGTAAATACATCTCCCCCGACTCCGCAGCCAAAACAGTGAAAAATCTGCTTTTCCGGACTGACGGTAAACGACGGGGTCTTTTCCGCATGAAACGGGCACAGGCCGGCATAGTCCTTTCCCGCCTTTTTCAGAAACACCCGTGCGGATATCACATCCACGATTTCCCCGGCGTTGCGGATTTCGGCAAGCTTTTCATCTGATATATACAACGCCAACCGATGCTACCTCCGATACAGGCTGTATGCCAAAGACATATTCGGGCAGGATTGGGCATGTACCCAAATTTAAATGAAAATAAGGATTTGACACGGGATTGTCAAATTGATTTTCAGCCCCGGCACCGGGCAAACCCCGCGCTGCCGGACATGTTTGTTACAGGGCATCAAGAAACGCTGCTGCCTCGCGCAAATCCAGCCGGCCGTCATACAGGGCACGGCCCGTGATAATGCCCGAGACTCCGTCCTCTGCCAGTTTGGAAAGGTTCCGGATGTCATCCATGCAGGAAACACCGCCCGAGGCCACCACGGGTATGCCCACAGCCCTGGCAAACTCCCGGATCGCCTCAATATTGGGACCGGTCTGCATGCCGTCGCGCTCGATATCGGTAAAATTGATGGCCGCCACCCCGGAATCCTCAAACTGCCGCCCCAGTTCAATGGCGGAAACCTCGGTGGTCTGTGTCCAGCCCTCTATGGCCACCTTGCCGTTTCTGGCATCAATGCCCACCACGATCCGGCCCGGAAAATCCCGGCAGGCCTGTCTGACCAGATCGGGATCATAAATGGCCGCACTGCCGATCACCACCCGGTCCACACCCTGGTCCAGATACATGCCGATGGTATCCAGATCCCGGATACCGCCGCCCACCTGGATGGGCACAGATCCCGCGGCTGATGTGATCTGCTCGATAGCCGCAAGATTTTTGGGGCTTTTTTCAATCGCCCCGTCAAGATCCACAACATGAATGAGTCGGGCGCCCTGGTCAATCCAGCGCACCGCCATGGCCGGGGGATCGTCTGAAAACACGGTTTCCTGATCCATTCGCCCCTGCAGCAGGCGCACGCATCGTCCGCCCTTGATGTCAATTGCCGGTATAACAATCATTTTACCCAACTCCTCAAATCCGAAACAGCGGCGCTACAATGTTCCCTTGGTGGACTGGACTCCGGCAATCCGCGGGTCATAAGATGTGGCCTGGTCCATGGCCCGGCCCACGGATTTGAAAACCGATTCAGTGATATGGTGGTTGTTTTCCCCGTAGGGCACCCGGATATGGAGATTCATGCCCACGGCATTAACCAGGGCCCGGAAAAATTCCTTTGCCAGCTGAGGAGAAAAATCCGAGTCCGGATACAGCCCTGCGGGCAGGTCATAGACCAGATAGGGCCGGCCCGAGAGATCCACCACTGCCTGGCAAAGGGCGTCATCCATGGGTGTTGCGGCAAATCCGTAGCGCACAATACCCGTTTTGTCCCCAAGGGCCCGGCAGATCACATCGCCGAGCACAATGCCGGCATCCTCCACGGTGTGATGAAAATCCACATCAATATCGCCCCTGGCGTGGACATGGAGATCAAACAGGCCGTGGACAGCAAACAGCGTCAGCATATGATCGAAAAAGGCAATGCCGGTATCAATGTCGTGTTTACCGCTTCCGTCAATGTCGATTTTGGCAGAAATCCGGGTTTCTTTGGTGCTGCGCTCAGCTTCCGCGGTTCGGGCCATATTTTGTTTGTCCTTTGTGCAATCCGTCTTCCGGTATCACCCCTGACTGCATACCGCAGAGTCGCCGATTTTGCGTGCCGGGAACGGGAAGGTGGCAGATTGTGTTGCAGATAAAACAGGATCCATGCAGACGGGCATTCGGAAATGGTTTTAAAAACATGGTGGAGATGAGGGGGCTCGAACCCCTGACCTCGGCGTTGCGAACGCCGCGCTCTCCCGGCTGAGCTACATCCCCACAAAATTCATAATCAAGTATCATTACCAGAAGCTTTAAATAAGGTCAAACAAAAAATAATGCCGTTACCACGGCCCCCGGATACCGGGGCGGGTGAGGACAAAGTCATAGCGCACCGGATCATGGGGAACCATTTGTGCAAAGCCGGCCGTGATGTCCATGGCGGTTTTGAGGTTGGCCTGTCTGCGGTCGGTCAGCCCCAGTTGGCAGCATACCCGGTACATGTGAACATCCAACGGAATGACGAGCTTTGCCGGGCGCATCAACTCCCATCCCCCGGGATCCACGTCATCGCAGCGCACCATCCAGCGCAGAAACAAAAACAGGCGCTTGCAGGCACTGCCCTTTTCCGGAACCGCCACCAGATGGCCCGGATTTTCCGGCCAGTACCGGGCCATTTCAGACACAAACGCACCCAGGGCGGGCGCATATGTGACATCTTTCGGACCAGTGCCTTGGTCAAATGCCTGCTCAAGACTTCCGTACCGGTCCACAACCCCTTTTAGACCTGCCAACATGGCTGCCACATGCCGTCCGGTGGCAAAGCGGTGCACAAATCCATCAAAATCCGCATACAGATGATCAATTCCGCTATTTTCCAGATAACTGCGGGGCGAAGGGCCCATTTTGTCCAGGACCATTCGCACGCTTTTGACAATCTGTCCCACCTGCCCGTAGGCCAGGGCAGCAGCCACAAAGGCGGCAATTTCCCGGTCTTTTATGTCCGGATAGTCATATACGCACTCCAGGGGATCCGGGCGGACGTATCTGCGGCGGTTGTACTTTCGGTACAACGCTTCAAGATCAGCGGCATTCATGGCTATCGAATCTTGGCCCGGTACAGCAGCAGGCTGTTTGTCACCACGGAAATGCTGCTAAGCGACATGGCCAGGGCCGCCAGCATGGGATGGAGCTGGCGCAGCATCATGGGCAGGCCTTCAAACGGGTTTAACACCCCTGCGGCCACCGGAATGAGCACCACGTTGTAGCAAAACGCCCAGAACAGGTTCTGACGAACCGTGGCCATGGTCCTTTGGCTGATGTGCAGCGCCCGGATCACCCCGTGAAGGCTTCCCGAGGAAAGCACCACGTCGCCGGTCTCAATGGCCACGTCGGTTCCCCCGCCAATGGCAAAACCCACGTCCGCCTGAGCCAGGGCCGGGGCATCGTTGATCCCGTCGCCCACCATGCCCACGCGGGAACCTTCTGCCTGCACCGAGCGGACCTTGTCCGCCTTCTGATCGGGCCGGACCTCTGCCAGTACCTGGTCAATGCCCAGTTCCTGTGCAATGGCCCGGGCCGTGGCAGTGTTGTCGCCTGTGAGCATCACCACTGTCAGGCCGTAGTCATGCAGCGCTGCCACCACTTCCTTTGCCTCGGACCTGAGCGTGTCGGCCACGGCAATGATGCCGGCGGCTCTGCCGTCTTGTGCCACCATGACCACGGTGCGGCCCTGCTGCTGCCATTTCCCGGCTGTGTCGGCAAATCCGGACACATCCACGTTATTGTCCGAAAACCAGTCAATCTTGCCCACTTCCACGGTGCGGCCGCTGACCTGCGCCCGGACCCCGTCGCCGCCAAAGGATTTAAATTCAGAAGCCGAATCAAAGGAAATGCCTTGATTTTCCGCTGCCCTGACAACGGCCCGGCCGATGGGATGCTCTGAGCCCTTTTCCACTGCTGCGGCCATTGCCAGAAGCTCGTGCTCCGATCCGCTGCCGCCTGTGGTCTCCACCACCTCGGGCTGCCCGGCGGTCAGGGTTCCGGTTTTGTCCAGCAAAATGGTGTCAAGCTGCTGGGCTGCCTCAAGGGCCTGGCCGCTTTTAAACAGCACCCCGGTTTCCGCCCCCTTGCCCGTGCCGGCCATGACCGCGGTGGGTGTGGCAAGGCCCAGGGCGCACGGGCATGCGATCACCAGCACGGATACCAGCCGGATCATGGACGGAACAAAATCTGCGGTCACCAGCATCCATATGGCAAATGTGGCCAATGCCGCCACGATCACGGCCGGCACAAACACCGCCGCCACCCGGTCTGCCAGGGCCTGGATCGGCGGCCGGCTGCCCTGGGCCTGCTGAACCATGCGCACGATCTGGGCCAGGGCGGTTTCCGCTCCCACCCGGGTGGCCTTGAAATCAAATGTTCCGTCAATGTTAATGGTGCCGCCGGTGACCGTATCTCCGGGCTTTTTGGACACCGGAACAGACTCTCCGGTGAGCATGGATTCATCCACCGAGGACTGGCCCGTTGCGATTTGGCCGTCCACGGCAATTCGCTGGCCGGGCCGCACCCGCAAAACCCAGCCCTTTTCCACGCGAGTGGCGGCCACTTCTTTTTCCTCCCCGTTTTCCACCACCACGGCCGTATCCGGCCGCAGGTTGAGCAGCTTTCTGACCGCGCCCCCGGTTTTTCGCTTGGTTCGGGTTTCCAGAAGCTTGCCGAACTTGATCAGCGTAATGATCACGGCGGCTGTCTCAAAATAGAGATGATCGCCCAAAACGGGCAAGATCAGCACGGCCAGGGAATAGAAATAAGCCACAGACGAGCCCATGGCCACCAGCACATCCATGTTGGCCCCGCGGTTGGCCAGGCTCCGCACACCGCTGGTGTAATAATCCCAGCCGGTGTAGAACTGCACCGGCGTGGCCAACACCAGAAAAACCCAGTTCACTGCGGTGGAATGCGCCCACGGGCCCAGAAGGCCAAAATCCCGGCCCATGGAAAGCACAAAAAGCGGCAGGGTAAAGGCCAGGCCCACGGCAAACTTGATGGCCTGATCGCGCACCTCGGCATCCCTGGCCGCGGATTCGGCATCTTCTGCGGATTCCGTCCCGCCTTCGGGAATAACCGCATCATAGCCGGCCTTGCGAATCGCCGCCACAATGCCGTCTAAATCCACCACAGAGGCGATATACTCCACACTGGCTTTTTCCGCGGCAAAATTCACGGATGCGGATACCACGCCCGGGGTTTTTTTGTTCAGCGCCCGTTCGATATTGGCCGCGCAATTGGTACAGGTCATGCCCGTGACCGGCAGTTCGGCCCGGCTGATGGCAACACCATAGCCGGCCTTTTTAACCTGCCCGACAATATCTTCGACCCCGAGTTTCCCGGGATCATATGAGACAGCAAGCTGTTCTGCGCCGAAATTGACCTCTGCGGATTCAATGCCGGTTAACTTTTTTACGCTGCGCTCGATATTGGCGGCGCAATTGGCGCAGGTCATGCCCGTGACCGGCAGCTGCCGGGTGACGGCATTCTGGCTGCGGCCGGTTGTTTCCGGGTTGCTGGAATTGGATTTTGCCTGATTTGCCTGATTTTCCGGATTCGACTGGGGTTGTGTCACAAAACCTTCCTGAGCAGTTGTTGGGCGCTGTTATTGGGCCGGGTAATTGATTTCCTTTAATTTTTCCAGAATCTGATCCATACTGGCCGGGGCATCAAACTTCACCGTGACCTGCTTTTGGTCCGCATCACCGTCAACCGATGCCACGCCCTGGATCTCCGAGAGTTCATTCTTGATGGTCATCACGCAATGGTTGCACGAAATATTGGGAATCTGAAGCGTCTTGGTTTCCATATCATCCTCCTTGTTCAGGTACGCAGTGCTGCTGCCAGCGCCCCTTCCAGCTCGGGGTATTGAAATTCAAACCCGGCTTCCAAAAGCTGCGCCGGCACCGCGCGCTGGCTGTTTAACATCAGCTTTCCAAGCTCACCCATGGCCATCTTTAGCACAAACCCGGGCACTCGCAGCACGGCCGGACGCCCCAGGACCCGCCCCAAAGTTTTGGCAAACGCCTGGTTGCGCACAGGATTGGGGGCGGTAAAGTTCACGGGCCCGGAAATATCGGAATTTTCAATCACAAAGGCCATGGCGCCAACCAGATCATCCATGTGAATCCAGGGCATCCAGTGGGTGCCGTCTGACATGGGGCCGCCCGCGAAAAACCGAAAAGACGGAAGCATGGCCGCAAGGGCGCCGCCGTCTTTTGCCATGACCAGGGCAAATCTGGGCAGAACCACCCGCACGCCCTTCTGCTGTGCGCCAAGCGCGGTATTTTCCCAGTCAATGCTGAGACGGGCCAGGAAATCATCGCCCGGCGGCGCGGTCTCATCGGCCAGGCGATCGCCCTTGTCTCCGTAATATCCCACCGCCGAGGTGCTGCACAACACCCCGGGCCGACCCTCGTCCATGGCCTCTACCAGATTTGTGGTGGTCTGGATCCGGCTGTCATAAACGAGCTGTTTATATTTTTCCGTCCACCTGGAAAAAATATTTTTGCCCGCCAGGTTGACCACTGCATCGGCTTTGGCCACTGCATCCTGCCATGAGCCCGGCTTTGATGTATCGGCCCGGATATAATGGATGTTATCATCTTTGAACGATTCAGGCGGCTCGTTTCGATCCACGGCCGTGATGGTCCAGCCCCTCTGCAGAAAATCCCGGATCATATGCCGGGCCACAAAACCGGCAGCCCCGGTGATCAATACATTCATACCCGTCTCCCAAAAAAAAATCAGGGCACAGCCAGAACAGCGGCGTTTTTAACCCCCTGGAGCACTTTCTGGGCCACACTGCCGAACAGAAAGTCCTGCAGGGACGAAACCCCTCTTCTGCCGATGATGACCACATCGTAACCGGATTCGGCCTCGGAAATGATATCCCTTGCAACGCCGCTGGAGCGCCTGTTGATTTTGGTATGAACCTGCTCGTGATCAAATCCCGCCTCGATCAGGCACCTGCGTGCCGCCTGGATTGCGGTTTCCACAAGCTCCCGCTTCTTGTCCTCAAGGGAGCAGAAGGCCTGCTGCTCGGACTTGAAATACGGGGTCAGTTCCGGGCTGTTCATGGCGCAAAGGGTGGAGCTGTCTTCAACAACGCTGAAAAGCGTGATTTTCGCATCCCGGAGAAAGTGATCCGCAGCAAACTGCACAGCACGCATGGCGTTTTCGGAATCATCAAAGGAAATCAGTACTTTTTTTGCCATTTCAAGGCCTCCTTTACTATGGCGGGGGTTTACGTTGAAGGTTTAAGATTCCCGGCTCAGGCAAAGGCCGGCGGATGCGACCGCTGCATACACCCATTCATGCCTGATCCAGCAATGCCTGAACCTGTGCCGGATCATAGCGACGGGCGGCCAGGGGGCTGTCTGCCAGCCCGGGCACCCGATCGGCAAAACTGGCACGGTTCTTTTTGTAAAACAGACCCGTGGCCATCCGGTCACCGCCGGCCATTGCAAGGTCCATGGCCGCATTCCAATCATCTGTATCATGGCCCTGCTCGTTGATATCATAGACCCGCTTTTTATACCAGTCATAGGTATTAACCGTGTTAAACGACACGCAAACCTGCATGATATCAATGACACTGAGCCCGCGGTAGTCCATGGCCTGACCGATGAGTCCGGCAAGCTGCTCCTTGTGGCCGCAGTAGGCCCGGGCCACAAAGCCCGCCCCCTGGGACAGGGCCAGTGCTGCGGGATTGAATGGGTCGCTTCTGACACCTTTTGGCTGGATTTTGGTGACAAAGCCCCGCTCTGAAGTGGGTGACGCCTGCCCCTTGGTCAGGCCGTAGACCCGATTGTCATGGATCAAAAGCGTCATATCCGGGTTTCGCCGGATGGCGGCCAGGAAATGATTGCCCCCTTCGCCGTAACAGTCGCCGTCTCCCATGCTCACAAGGATGGGAAGTTCACAGTTGGCCACATAGGCGCCTGTGGCCAGCGGCAGAGCCCGGCCGTGGAGGCCGTGGAAAAAATTGCACCGCAAAAAATGCGGGGTTTTTCCGGCCTGGCCGATGCCGGAGATCATCAAAACATCTTCCGGAACCAGCCCCTGATCGGCCAAACCCTGTTTTAAAGCCTCCAGGATGGGAAAATTGCCGCAGCCCGGGCACCACTTGTTTTCATAATCGCAATGAAAAGCGCTTACATCAACCATCAATGGCCTCCTCAGCAGCCTTTACCCGCCGGGCGATCTCAAAGGGGAAAAAGGGGCGGCCGTCGTATTTCAGTACCGCCTGATAACATTTCAGCCCGGTTTTCTCCCGGATAAGCCCGCCGAGCTGGGCGGAAACATTTTGCTCCACCATGTAGAAGCGTTCACAGCGGCCAAGGATCTCTTCTGCCGCCTGCTGCGGAAAGGGCCAGATATCGGTGAAATAAACCCCTCCGGC encodes:
- the rpoD gene encoding RNA polymerase sigma factor RpoD translates to MAKRSAKKGDESKEVQKEKVNQLISKGKEQGYLTYEQISEVLPEEMMSPEQIDETLMWFDDLDIEVVEKKKQRLSSETKKEGEGTVADTEEVDETAKFRSVNDPVKMYLREMGMVTLLSREGEIEIAKKIEFGEQEVLKAMLETTLGVDSIINLGDQIAAGTLRPKHVLRDIDEGDTIVDESLQIEKFLETIDQIKSIDAENQQLRDRIFHESMDSDEQRRVMRSIRRRNRKIFDLFKDWRLESDVIEEIERKIYEQVEWFDTTHKVFCECAAAFDAPISEVRQRLEKEKGFVRWGCACSVYASGEVAQLFEDLKKLHTQTEMREREIKASARSLKRIMARIEDGHQRAKDAKGELVQANLRLVVSIAKKYTNRGLQFLDLIQEGNIGLMKAVDKFEYRRGYKFSTYATWWIRQAITRAIADQARTIRIPVHMIETINKLIRTSRYLVQEMGREPSPEEIAEKMEVPIDKVRKVLRIAREPISLETPIGEEDDSHLGDFIEDKTFMSPSEAAINLNLSEQTRKVLATLTPREEKVLRMRFGIGEKSDHTLEEVGNDFDVTRERIRQIEAKALRKLRHPTRSRKLKYFIES
- the dnaG gene encoding DNA primase; this translates as MALYISDEKLAEIRNAGEIVDVISARVFLKKAGKDYAGLCPFHAEKTPSFTVSPEKQIFHCFGCGVGGDVFTFLMKYDGISFPEAVEAVARQYGVSLPAPDMSEKQRQEASQREQLLGLNRRVMEFYQEMLLKNPRGRGARSYLEKRGMDPEILRQFGIGFAPPGWDNLIGFLRKNRFSLSLAEKAGLIVPRKQQNGYYDRFRNRVIFPIRDVTGQVVAFGGRVMDEALPKYLNSPESPVYHKRSTLYGLHAARSACRSRGRVYIVEGYFDLLAMHQHGLTNSVATLGTSLTRDHIRRLSRAAGSGDKKAYLVFDSDAAGVNAAKRTIGAFLEEGMEAAVILLPPGHDPDSYLFDQGAEAFDRLAQKAPTLFGFLIENAVSAHGLALEGKVKIITEMAPVLAEIQDAVARSVYIQHLAETIGVDEAAVLEKVRQQQPSLSNRARGGSGQPSAPASNSGDSAGAAPEARRQPTDRLEMKVVAMMIQHPEMIAEVEQNRILEQFEDSRMQELGRQVGRVIGLEGKTASDLLGHLEDEQHRQMVTSMMMEEACWAEQSCRLLLSQFTNCKQRRKNDLLDRIRAAEQNNDQQLLLKLLSEKQKQAAGRH
- the hisA gene encoding 1-(5-phosphoribosyl)-5-[(5-phosphoribosylamino)methylideneamino]imidazole-4-carboxamide isomerase; amino-acid sequence: MIVIPAIDIKGGRCVRLLQGRMDQETVFSDDPPAMAVRWIDQGARLIHVVDLDGAIEKSPKNLAAIEQITSAAGSVPIQVGGGIRDLDTIGMYLDQGVDRVVIGSAAIYDPDLVRQACRDFPGRIVVGIDARNGKVAIEGWTQTTEVSAIELGRQFEDSGVAAINFTDIERDGMQTGPNIEAIREFARAVGIPVVASGGVSCMDDIRNLSKLAEDGVSGIITGRALYDGRLDLREAAAFLDAL
- the hisB gene encoding imidazoleglycerol-phosphate dehydratase HisB, which produces MARTAEAERSTKETRISAKIDIDGSGKHDIDTGIAFFDHMLTLFAVHGLFDLHVHARGDIDVDFHHTVEDAGIVLGDVICRALGDKTGIVRYGFAATPMDDALCQAVVDLSGRPYLVYDLPAGLYPDSDFSPQLAKEFFRALVNAVGMNLHIRVPYGENNHHITESVFKSVGRAMDQATSYDPRIAGVQSTKGTL
- a CDS encoding TIGR02757 family protein; translated protein: MNAADLEALYRKYNRRRYVRPDPLECVYDYPDIKDREIAAFVAAALAYGQVGQIVKSVRMVLDKMGPSPRSYLENSGIDHLYADFDGFVHRFATGRHVAAMLAGLKGVVDRYGSLEQAFDQGTGPKDVTYAPALGAFVSEMARYWPENPGHLVAVPEKGSACKRLFLFLRWMVRCDDVDPGGWELMRPAKLVIPLDVHMYRVCCQLGLTDRRQANLKTAMDITAGFAQMVPHDPVRYDFVLTRPGIRGPW
- a CDS encoding heavy metal translocating P-type ATPase, with product MTQPQSNPENQANQAKSNSSNPETTGRSQNAVTRQLPVTGMTCANCAANIERSVKKLTGIESAEVNFGAEQLAVSYDPGKLGVEDIVGQVKKAGYGVAISRAELPVTGMTCTNCAANIERALNKKTPGVVSASVNFAAEKASVEYIASVVDLDGIVAAIRKAGYDAVIPEGGTESAEDAESAARDAEVRDQAIKFAVGLAFTLPLFVLSMGRDFGLLGPWAHSTAVNWVFLVLATPVQFYTGWDYYTSGVRSLANRGANMDVLVAMGSSVAYFYSLAVLILPVLGDHLYFETAAVIITLIKFGKLLETRTKRKTGGAVRKLLNLRPDTAVVVENGEEKEVAATRVEKGWVLRVRPGQRIAVDGQIATGQSSVDESMLTGESVPVSKKPGDTVTGGTINIDGTFDFKATRVGAETALAQIVRMVQQAQGSRPPIQALADRVAAVFVPAVIVAALATFAIWMLVTADFVPSMIRLVSVLVIACPCALGLATPTAVMAGTGKGAETGVLFKSGQALEAAQQLDTILLDKTGTLTAGQPEVVETTGGSGSEHELLAMAAAVEKGSEHPIGRAVVRAAENQGISFDSASEFKSFGGDGVRAQVSGRTVEVGKIDWFSDNNVDVSGFADTAGKWQQQGRTVVMVAQDGRAAGIIAVADTLRSEAKEVVAALHDYGLTVVMLTGDNTATARAIAQELGIDQVLAEVRPDQKADKVRSVQAEGSRVGMVGDGINDAPALAQADVGFAIGGGTDVAIETGDVVLSSGSLHGVIRALHISQRTMATVRQNLFWAFCYNVVLIPVAAGVLNPFEGLPMMLRQLHPMLAALAMSLSSISVVTNSLLLYRAKIR
- a CDS encoding heavy-metal-associated domain-containing protein yields the protein METKTLQIPNISCNHCVMTIKNELSEIQGVASVDGDADQKQVTVKFDAPASMDQILEKLKEINYPAQ
- a CDS encoding TIGR01777 family oxidoreductase, whose amino-acid sequence is MNVLITGAAGFVARHMIRDFLQRGWTITAVDRNEPPESFKDDNIHYIRADTSKPGSWQDAVAKADAVVNLAGKNIFSRWTEKYKQLVYDSRIQTTTNLVEAMDEGRPGVLCSTSAVGYYGDKGDRLADETAPPGDDFLARLSIDWENTALGAQQKGVRVVLPRFALVMAKDGGALAAMLPSFRFFAGGPMSDGTHWMPWIHMDDLVGAMAFVIENSDISGPVNFTAPNPVRNQAFAKTLGRVLGRPAVLRVPGFVLKMAMGELGKLMLNSQRAVPAQLLEAGFEFQYPELEGALAAALRT
- a CDS encoding universal stress protein, which encodes MAKKVLISFDDSENAMRAVQFAADHFLRDAKITLFSVVEDSSTLCAMNSPELTPYFKSEQQAFCSLEDKKRELVETAIQAARRCLIEAGFDHEQVHTKINRRSSGVARDIISEAESGYDVVIIGRRGVSSLQDFLFGSVAQKVLQGVKNAAVLAVP
- a CDS encoding thiamine pyrophosphate-dependent enzyme, with amino-acid sequence MVDVSAFHCDYENKWCPGCGNFPILEALKQGLADQGLVPEDVLMISGIGQAGKTPHFLRCNFFHGLHGRALPLATGAYVANCELPILVSMGDGDCYGEGGNHFLAAIRRNPDMTLLIHDNRVYGLTKGQASPTSERGFVTKIQPKGVRSDPFNPAALALSQGAGFVARAYCGHKEQLAGLIGQAMDYRGLSVIDIMQVCVSFNTVNTYDWYKKRVYDINEQGHDTDDWNAAMDLAMAGGDRMATGLFYKKNRASFADRVPGLADSPLAARRYDPAQVQALLDQA